One window of the Allosaccharopolyspora coralli genome contains the following:
- a CDS encoding sulfite exporter TauE/SafE family protein — translation MQAFIIFAIGGFIAQLVDGSLGMAYGVTSTTILLTAGLTPAAASASVHLAEIGTSVASGLSHWRFGNVDWKMALALGIPGAIGAFLGATALSNLSTAAAAPWMATILVVIGAYVLFRFAFRPVRRRQLTGVSPKFVAPLGFIAGFIDSTGGGGWGPVSTPTLLSTGKIEPRKVVGSVDTSEFFVAIAASFGFLFALGSSGLSWITVAGLLLGGVIAAPLAAYLVRIVPMRLIGVGAGGLIVLTNSRTLVNAFDLSFPPPVVLYGVLTVTWLAALAWTVYNVVLERRTEAVEEKAEEPVVS, via the coding sequence GTGCAAGCGTTCATCATCTTCGCCATCGGCGGGTTCATCGCCCAGCTGGTGGATGGCTCGCTCGGCATGGCCTACGGGGTCACGTCGACGACCATTCTGCTGACGGCGGGCCTCACCCCGGCGGCCGCCTCGGCCTCGGTCCACCTCGCCGAGATCGGTACCTCCGTGGCCTCCGGCCTCTCGCACTGGCGCTTCGGCAACGTCGATTGGAAGATGGCGCTGGCTCTCGGCATCCCCGGCGCGATCGGCGCCTTCCTCGGCGCCACCGCGCTGAGTAATCTCTCCACCGCGGCCGCCGCGCCGTGGATGGCCACGATCCTGGTCGTCATCGGCGCCTACGTGCTGTTCCGGTTCGCGTTCCGGCCGGTCCGGCGGCGACAGCTCACCGGAGTCAGTCCGAAGTTCGTCGCGCCGCTGGGCTTCATCGCCGGGTTCATCGACTCCACCGGAGGCGGCGGCTGGGGACCGGTGTCCACGCCGACGCTGCTCAGCACCGGCAAGATCGAACCGCGCAAGGTCGTCGGCTCCGTCGACACCAGCGAGTTCTTCGTCGCGATCGCCGCGAGTTTCGGGTTCCTCTTCGCGCTCGGCAGCTCCGGCCTGTCCTGGATCACGGTGGCGGGGCTGCTGCTCGGCGGCGTCATCGCGGCACCGCTGGCTGCCTACCTGGTGCGGATCGTGCCGATGCGACTCATCGGCGTCGGAGCGGGCGGGCTCATCGTGCTCACCAACAGCCGCACCCTCGTCAACGCCTTCGACCTCTCGTTCCCGCCGCCGGTCGTGCTCTACGGCGTTCTCACGGTCACCTGGCTCGCCGCGCTGGCCTGGACCGTCTACAACGTGGTGCTGGAGCGTCGCACCGAGGCGGTCGAAGAGAAAGCCGAGGAACCGGTCGTCAGCTGA